The Thermodesulfovibrionales bacterium genome window below encodes:
- a CDS encoding NADH:flavin oxidoreductase, producing the protein MLFQPFSLNGLELKNRLVRSATYEKRADEDGFVTDSIIELYRNLARGGVGLIITGNALVHPSGRSAPQMLCVHSDIYIKGLKNLTDAVHEAGGVIAVQLSHGGRQSIPLLLGGNEPIAPSPVYDPSTKIMPRAMKEEEIWEIVDAFGEAARRARISGFDALQIHGAHGYLVSEFLSPHTNRRDDYWGGDEERRFHFLEEVFRAVRKEAGEDYPVMIKMNGDDMVEGGLKTREAVRIARRLEGLGIDAVEVSGGMYEAGDATIQPGILSEDREAYFREAGRAFKKALHIPVMLVGGMRSKTVMEEVLKKGYADLVSLARPLIREPDLLERLREGKTKADCVSCNGCTRIKKLDVVKCVCLGRSANRSRSGKDE; encoded by the coding sequence ATGCTATTCCAGCCTTTTTCTCTCAATGGACTGGAGCTTAAGAACCGCCTCGTGCGTTCTGCCACCTACGAAAAGCGGGCAGACGAAGACGGCTTTGTCACTGACTCGATTATAGAACTCTACCGCAACCTTGCCAGGGGCGGCGTCGGACTGATCATCACAGGCAATGCCCTTGTCCACCCGTCGGGAAGATCGGCGCCGCAGATGCTCTGCGTTCACAGCGACATCTACATCAAGGGGCTGAAGAACCTCACTGATGCAGTCCATGAAGCCGGAGGAGTCATCGCCGTTCAACTCTCCCACGGGGGCAGGCAGTCCATCCCCCTCCTTCTCGGAGGGAATGAGCCGATCGCGCCTTCGCCCGTATATGATCCTTCCACAAAGATCATGCCAAGGGCGATGAAGGAGGAGGAGATATGGGAAATCGTCGACGCCTTCGGAGAGGCTGCGAGACGCGCCAGGATCTCAGGCTTTGACGCGCTCCAGATCCACGGCGCCCACGGCTACCTCGTAAGCGAGTTCCTCTCTCCCCATACGAACAGGCGTGATGACTACTGGGGCGGCGACGAGGAGCGAAGGTTCCACTTTCTCGAAGAGGTCTTCAGAGCCGTAAGAAAAGAGGCAGGAGAAGATTATCCGGTCATGATCAAGATGAATGGCGACGACATGGTCGAGGGCGGCCTGAAGACAAGGGAGGCGGTGAGGATCGCAAGAAGACTGGAAGGCCTGGGGATTGACGCTGTCGAGGTAAGCGGCGGCATGTATGAGGCAGGAGACGCAACAATTCAGCCCGGCATCCTGAGCGAAGACAGAGAGGCATACTTCAGGGAGGCTGGAAGGGCGTTTAAGAAAGCCCTCCATATCCCTGTTATGCTCGTAGGAGGGATGCGGTCGAAGACGGTCATGGAGGAGGTCCTCAAGAAGGGCTATGCAGACCTCGTCTCACTTGCGAGACCCCTGATCAGGGAACCCGATCTCCTGGAAAGGTTAAGGGAAGGCAAGACGAAGGCCGATTGTGTTTCTTGCAATGGCTGTACGAGAATAAAGAAACTCGACGTCGTGAAGTGCGTCTGTCTCGGCAGGAGTGCAAACCGCTCCAGGTCCGGGAAGGATGAATGA